In one window of Candidatus Melainabacteria bacterium DNA:
- a CDS encoding TrmJ/YjtD family RNA methyltransferase: protein MNHSLDPQDINFILVRPNFLGNIGAVARACMNFGFENLRLVQAPKNYKDAEARKMAVGAFEVLKRAENFETLSDALQDITYVIGTTAGQQRTQPLVSLSHSIEKIEAISGNKLAIVLGDERNGLTNDEISLCHILVKIETSSRFPSLNVAQAACIIAYELSKSCALTSSAPSQSIQAAQKTTLPTGKDNDELFQSLDKLLERIEFSRTFNKKVVTKEIRRFYQNANPTKRESELLLGILHKLNQTLAASNSRVELAEE from the coding sequence ATGAATCACTCTCTCGATCCGCAAGACATAAACTTCATTTTGGTGCGACCTAACTTTTTAGGAAACATTGGCGCGGTGGCCAGAGCATGCATGAACTTCGGTTTTGAGAATTTACGATTAGTCCAGGCTCCCAAAAATTACAAGGATGCCGAGGCTCGAAAAATGGCTGTGGGAGCTTTTGAAGTGCTCAAGAGAGCGGAAAATTTCGAAACTCTCAGTGACGCGCTGCAGGATATCACCTATGTCATCGGTACGACGGCAGGACAACAACGAACACAACCGCTGGTGTCACTCTCCCACTCGATCGAGAAGATTGAAGCGATCAGCGGCAACAAACTAGCTATCGTACTCGGTGACGAGCGAAACGGTCTTACTAACGATGAAATCAGTCTCTGTCATATCCTGGTTAAGATAGAGACCTCCAGTCGGTTCCCTTCATTGAATGTTGCGCAAGCAGCGTGCATCATCGCCTATGAGCTCTCAAAAAGCTGTGCCCTGACAAGTTCAGCACCTTCACAGTCAATTCAGGCGGCTCAAAAGACGACCTTGCCTACCGGGAAAGACAACGATGAACTATTTCAGTCACTCGACAAATTGCTAGAACGTATTGAATTTTCGCGCACTTTCAACAAAAAGGTTGTCACAAAGGAGATTCGACGTTTTTACCAAAACGCCAATCCCACCAAACGAGAATCGGAACTACTGCTTGGAATTTTACACAAGCTGAACCAGACTCTGGCGGCCAGTAATTCAAGAGTCGAATTGGCTGAAGAGTGA
- a CDS encoding MFS transporter, protein MNWQLARYLFGTGVATFADRLAQVQLLSTVVMSGPDGQGLGSNTLALLMPFVLFSYGFGALVDSRDNRKLLIFTSALRGLLMIGIPTVLVSFGATGIIIPSTIFALCMCTVSSSILDFALLPRLLSRFEQSRSANAALLLVNTSATLSAVVCAPALAEIWLPHESLRVVALMYFLAMVFFWSMSRSSTAALSPIGGDQQDLAKLFRVKKGSIALFRMSFIVQLAHGIFFSLFLVFCIQNTQFNNAQISNIFATLATGFIAGAIASLTFLRRTKPSRLIGYSTLCTALACLIFIAIGNTSSLLRLFLLSVGTAGATTLISINSLMQKEFGANVRGKVYGAILSLTAAVYTLTAVGIEQITIQYSAHTIIKIICGAWLFCVGFTAITSTGLKARWHKARRKGKSKLSSKTA, encoded by the coding sequence GTGAATTGGCAACTAGCTCGATATCTTTTTGGCACCGGCGTGGCGACTTTTGCAGACCGCTTAGCCCAGGTGCAGTTGCTCTCCACAGTCGTAATGTCAGGTCCTGATGGACAAGGGCTCGGCTCGAATACCCTGGCGCTTTTGATGCCATTCGTACTTTTTAGCTATGGATTTGGTGCCCTGGTCGACAGTCGAGACAATCGCAAACTCCTGATCTTTACTAGCGCTCTGCGTGGATTACTCATGATCGGTATTCCGACCGTACTTGTGTCATTTGGTGCAACCGGAATAATCATTCCTTCGACCATCTTTGCGCTCTGTATGTGCACTGTCAGCTCGAGCATTCTCGATTTCGCGCTCCTGCCTCGACTGCTTTCACGGTTCGAACAATCTCGCTCGGCCAATGCCGCCTTACTACTGGTCAACACGTCCGCTACACTGAGCGCTGTAGTTTGTGCTCCAGCTCTTGCAGAGATCTGGCTACCTCATGAATCCTTGCGCGTAGTCGCCTTAATGTACTTTCTTGCCATGGTCTTCTTCTGGAGCATGAGTCGATCAAGTACTGCGGCGCTATCGCCGATCGGAGGTGATCAACAAGATTTGGCGAAGCTTTTTAGAGTAAAGAAAGGCTCTATTGCTCTGTTCAGAATGTCATTCATAGTGCAATTGGCACATGGAATTTTCTTCAGCCTCTTCCTTGTGTTTTGTATACAAAACACCCAATTCAATAATGCCCAGATTTCAAACATATTCGCGACTCTGGCGACAGGATTCATAGCCGGTGCGATCGCGTCACTAACATTTCTCAGACGCACAAAGCCCAGTAGATTGATTGGCTACAGCACTCTCTGCACCGCATTAGCTTGCCTAATTTTCATAGCTATTGGGAACACTTCCTCCTTGCTAAGGCTTTTCTTACTCAGCGTGGGCACCGCGGGCGCCACTACCTTAATCAGCATAAACTCACTAATGCAAAAAGAATTCGGCGCTAACGTGAGAGGTAAAGTGTACGGAGCAATACTGTCCCTGACAGCAGCTGTATACACTCTCACAGCTGTAGGAATCGAGCAAATAACGATCCAGTACTCTGCTCACACCATCATCAAAATCATTTGTGGAGCATGGCTGTTTTGTGTTGGATTTACAGCGATAACATCTACGGGTCTAAAAGCCAGATGGCACAAAGCACGGCGGAAAGGCAAATCAAAATTATCTTCAAAGACAGCCTAA
- a CDS encoding alpha/beta fold hydrolase, whose amino-acid sequence MLFLASTSCQRASFLAFILALNCLQAESVEVKDKMLQSYVAYRQVYSTETDKHLSLGMTTGAADDCPAVANSQTTENALLRSSSTTAPTADPSSGDQSVSDVLKAEQKREKELLELSKTKKGVKVGNAPCLTWLPPDGNTRAVILCVHGLGLHNGTYADFGQVMSSKGFAVYAIDVRGFGSFMEAKGRENVDFDGCLNDVQATLKVLHRAHKGLPVYLLGESMGGAIALRATAIYPELVDGLISSVPANDRFRQNHTRLSVAIHLLENPDKPFDVGKDIVSQATNKQDLRDQWCKDPLNKLNLSPKELLQFQHFMNQNHKAARLIQVTPVLFVQGCNDKLVKPMGTVELFNELATKDRRLDLLPNTEHLIFEENQFTAEGINKVIDWIDAHLVPDNATGVDGKSRTASGAESSVGSVNKVPTSPTNRSDGTAGIQSF is encoded by the coding sequence TTGTTGTTCTTGGCGTCAACCAGCTGTCAGCGCGCATCGTTTCTTGCTTTCATTCTTGCCCTCAATTGTCTTCAGGCGGAATCAGTCGAAGTCAAAGATAAAATGTTGCAGAGCTATGTTGCTTATCGTCAGGTATATTCAACTGAAACTGACAAGCATTTGAGTCTGGGGATGACCACCGGAGCCGCAGATGACTGTCCAGCCGTTGCAAATTCACAGACGACGGAGAATGCTTTGCTGAGAAGTTCGTCGACGACTGCACCTACGGCTGACCCTTCCTCTGGCGACCAGTCTGTGTCTGATGTTCTGAAGGCGGAACAAAAAAGAGAGAAGGAGCTGCTCGAACTTTCTAAAACCAAAAAAGGCGTCAAGGTCGGCAATGCGCCTTGCCTGACCTGGCTGCCTCCTGATGGCAATACAAGAGCGGTGATTCTTTGTGTGCATGGATTGGGACTTCACAACGGAACTTATGCCGATTTTGGTCAGGTCATGTCCAGTAAGGGATTTGCAGTTTATGCAATCGATGTTCGTGGATTCGGCTCCTTTATGGAAGCTAAAGGGCGCGAGAATGTGGATTTTGATGGTTGCCTGAACGATGTCCAGGCGACGCTAAAGGTGTTGCATCGTGCTCACAAGGGATTGCCGGTCTATTTGCTTGGAGAGTCTATGGGCGGGGCAATCGCACTGCGGGCTACGGCTATTTATCCCGAGCTTGTTGATGGGCTGATTTCTTCGGTGCCTGCCAACGATCGTTTCAGGCAAAATCACACGCGATTAAGTGTTGCCATTCATTTGCTGGAAAATCCAGATAAACCATTTGACGTCGGCAAAGACATTGTTTCGCAGGCGACAAATAAACAAGATCTGCGTGATCAGTGGTGCAAGGATCCTCTCAATAAGCTGAACTTGTCGCCGAAGGAACTTTTGCAATTTCAGCATTTCATGAATCAAAATCATAAGGCGGCCAGGCTAATCCAGGTGACACCGGTGTTGTTTGTTCAAGGCTGCAATGACAAATTAGTCAAGCCCATGGGAACAGTTGAGTTGTTTAATGAGCTGGCCACCAAAGACCGACGGTTGGACTTGCTTCCAAATACGGAACATCTGATCTTCGAAGAAAATCAATTTACGGCGGAGGGGATAAACAAAGTGATTGATTGGATTGACGCACATCTGGTACCTGATAATGCAACTGGAGTGGACGGCAAGTCTCGCACCGCATCTGGTGCGGAATCTAGTGTTGGATCAGTGAATAAGGTGCCCACATCACCTACAAATCGATCTGACGGCACTGCTGGTATCCAATCGTTTTAG
- a CDS encoding DUF5110 domain-containing protein: MKPVEVAADWESARKLPTRVEAKRQPNIFAGGSIVESAIFSGVEVLRISAWPEGHTAPPHSFAVIHATSSSQAEELGDPHEEEPWPDDMEDELDGPDRRVDQKGDEFAREFADVVAEGHWQAVLEPSLPLKLEWQQTSESSWHFFFDLAPGARCLGLGERNSSLNLRSSAHTLFNTDNHLHIESMDSMYKSIPFLIVEQGQQYIGLFLDSPARQRWELDTLMNSQGSVELLSRRGWQLYCIGPTTLPQIVKTFTTLTGRAKLPPMWAIGHQQCRWSYPDQDTVIRIAHEFRQRQIPCDGIVLDIDYMDDYRVFTSSKERFPDFKDLIADLNRNNFKVTAIIDPGVKEDEKFFVFTDGVKHDYFCKKSDGKPFIGEVWPGRSAFPDFLKQEVRMWWAAQHGFHTENGIAGIWNDMNEPAIFKNQEPLDWSAEALPDDKDQLFLQETPEGKIGHFEVRNLYGSMMSRSSFEGMLALRPNQRPFVLTRSGYAGVQRYAAVWLGDNMSWWHHLARSIPMLLNMGLSGVAFSGVDIGGFGHNCSGELLTRWYALGMFYPFFRNHCWMKGDAQEPWAFGPIVEAHCKKFIETRYRLLPYIYSLFWENYRSGAPLMRPMSWHYPEDQFACELDDQFLFGESMLVAPILERGRTWRSVYLPEGLWHPFEGGEPLQGGKVHKVQWTLDAIPVFVKDGSIIPMADIIQSTAEYAEVPVTFQCFGKSGKGIFVEDDGLSFDYENGDYNEWRLKVDEGQFTAQPVELGFDSMRSNYQLRCNGKTESVTLSIH, from the coding sequence TTGAAGCCTGTTGAAGTGGCCGCAGATTGGGAATCTGCCCGAAAATTACCGACCCGAGTCGAAGCAAAGAGGCAGCCTAATATCTTCGCTGGCGGGTCAATTGTTGAGAGTGCCATATTTTCTGGAGTTGAGGTTTTAAGGATAAGTGCCTGGCCCGAAGGGCACACAGCCCCTCCTCACTCGTTTGCTGTTATCCATGCGACGTCGTCCAGTCAGGCAGAGGAACTCGGAGACCCGCATGAAGAAGAACCATGGCCCGACGACATGGAGGACGAACTGGATGGACCAGATCGTCGGGTTGATCAAAAGGGAGATGAGTTCGCCAGGGAGTTCGCCGACGTAGTCGCAGAGGGACATTGGCAGGCAGTCCTTGAGCCGAGCTTGCCCCTGAAGCTTGAATGGCAGCAAACGTCTGAATCTAGCTGGCATTTCTTTTTCGACCTGGCTCCTGGTGCCCGCTGTCTCGGTCTGGGAGAGAGGAATTCATCGCTGAATTTACGCTCAAGCGCTCATACACTCTTCAATACTGACAACCATTTGCACATCGAGTCGATGGATTCGATGTACAAGTCAATTCCGTTTTTAATAGTCGAGCAAGGTCAGCAGTATATCGGCTTGTTTCTGGATTCGCCGGCGCGCCAACGTTGGGAGCTTGACACTCTCATGAACTCACAAGGTTCGGTCGAATTACTGTCTCGGCGTGGATGGCAGCTCTATTGCATTGGTCCGACCACGTTGCCGCAGATCGTAAAAACTTTTACAACTTTGACGGGACGCGCTAAATTGCCGCCTATGTGGGCTATTGGACATCAGCAGTGTCGCTGGAGTTATCCAGATCAAGACACCGTGATTCGAATCGCTCATGAGTTCAGGCAAAGACAGATTCCGTGCGATGGTATCGTCCTTGATATCGATTATATGGACGATTATCGCGTCTTCACTTCTTCGAAAGAGCGTTTCCCTGACTTCAAAGACCTTATCGCGGACTTGAATCGCAATAACTTTAAGGTGACTGCGATTATTGATCCAGGTGTCAAAGAAGACGAGAAATTTTTCGTTTTCACCGATGGTGTCAAGCATGACTATTTTTGCAAGAAATCAGATGGCAAGCCGTTTATCGGTGAGGTCTGGCCGGGAAGATCTGCGTTTCCTGATTTTCTCAAACAAGAAGTGAGGATGTGGTGGGCAGCGCAACACGGCTTCCATACCGAAAACGGAATTGCCGGAATCTGGAATGACATGAATGAGCCGGCCATTTTCAAAAATCAGGAGCCTTTAGATTGGTCAGCCGAAGCGCTTCCTGATGATAAAGATCAGCTGTTTTTGCAGGAAACGCCGGAAGGAAAGATTGGTCACTTCGAGGTGCGAAATTTATACGGAAGCATGATGAGTCGCTCCAGCTTTGAAGGCATGCTGGCTCTACGTCCAAACCAGCGGCCTTTCGTATTGACACGGTCCGGTTACGCCGGAGTGCAGCGCTATGCCGCAGTTTGGTTGGGTGATAACATGTCGTGGTGGCATCATCTGGCTCGCAGTATTCCCATGCTTTTGAACATGGGTCTTTCTGGTGTCGCATTTAGTGGCGTTGATATCGGTGGATTCGGACACAATTGCTCAGGTGAGCTTTTGACGCGGTGGTACGCCCTGGGGATGTTTTATCCGTTCTTTCGAAATCACTGTTGGATGAAAGGCGATGCCCAGGAACCATGGGCCTTTGGACCGATCGTAGAAGCGCACTGCAAGAAGTTTATTGAAACCAGATACAGATTATTGCCGTACATCTATTCACTTTTTTGGGAGAATTATCGCAGTGGAGCTCCGTTGATGAGACCCATGTCGTGGCATTATCCCGAAGATCAGTTTGCTTGCGAACTGGACGATCAATTTTTATTTGGCGAGAGTATGTTGGTCGCTCCGATCTTAGAGCGTGGGAGAACGTGGCGCAGTGTCTATTTGCCGGAAGGTCTCTGGCATCCTTTTGAAGGAGGCGAACCGCTCCAGGGAGGCAAGGTCCACAAAGTTCAGTGGACTCTAGATGCAATTCCGGTTTTCGTCAAAGATGGTTCGATTATTCCAATGGCAGATATTATCCAGAGCACTGCGGAATATGCTGAAGTTCCGGTTACCTTTCAGTGTTTTGGGAAATCTGGAAAAGGAATCTTCGTTGAAGACGATGGCCTGTCATTTGATTATGAGAACGGTGATTACAACGAGTGGAGACTTAAAGTCGACGAGGGGCAATTCACTGCCCAACCAGTTGAGTTGGGGTTTGATTCGATGAGAAGTAATTATCAGCTCCGCTGTAATGGAAAGACTGAATCTGTAACGCTCTCCATACATTAA
- a CDS encoding response regulator transcription factor: protein MDGIDEPKLNIFIADDHEITRVGLRLTLEQVPGFSVVGEAADGKMTVKKVVELKPQIVLMDIGLPLMDGIDATTKIKQDVPGTRVIMLTSHDSDRDIFAALGAGADGYCLKEVSGPQLIMAIRAVADGVAWLAPGVASRVLRACASASPSPGANGARVHSITSPLSQRELEVLKLVVEGLTNQEIAGKLILSVETVKTHMRHIMEKLAVSDRTQAAVKAMREGLL from the coding sequence ATGGATGGCATCGACGAGCCTAAGCTCAACATTTTTATCGCCGATGACCACGAGATAACTCGTGTCGGTCTGCGTTTGACTCTCGAGCAGGTGCCAGGATTTTCGGTCGTTGGCGAGGCGGCAGACGGCAAAATGACTGTCAAAAAAGTTGTCGAGCTAAAGCCTCAAATCGTTTTAATGGATATTGGTTTGCCTTTGATGGATGGGATTGATGCCACCACTAAGATCAAGCAGGATGTGCCCGGAACACGCGTTATTATGCTCACCTCGCATGATAGTGATCGAGATATTTTTGCCGCTCTAGGGGCGGGTGCCGACGGCTACTGTTTAAAAGAAGTATCTGGTCCGCAACTGATAATGGCTATTCGCGCTGTAGCAGATGGTGTGGCCTGGTTGGCACCCGGCGTTGCCAGCCGGGTCTTACGTGCCTGCGCTTCTGCTTCTCCCTCTCCCGGTGCTAATGGCGCCCGGGTTCACTCAATTACATCGCCTCTTTCTCAACGAGAGTTGGAGGTTCTTAAGTTGGTTGTAGAGGGGTTAACCAATCAAGAAATAGCTGGGAAATTGATTCTCAGTGTTGAGACCGTCAAGACGCATATGCGCCATATTATGGAGAAACTGGCTGTATCTGATCGTACGCAGGCGGCTGTCAAGGCGATGCGAGAAGGGCTTCTATAG
- a CDS encoding GlsB/YeaQ/YmgE family stress response membrane protein: protein MGILSFILFLIVAAACAWIAERLVPGAIPGGFLTSAIVGIIGAWVGGSMIGHVGPDLAGVSLIPCILGSAICVFLGALLSRGFNRRGAI, encoded by the coding sequence ATGGGAATTTTGAGTTTCATCCTATTTTTGATTGTCGCAGCGGCATGCGCTTGGATAGCTGAGAGATTGGTACCTGGTGCAATTCCTGGCGGATTTCTCACTTCGGCTATCGTCGGTATCATCGGAGCCTGGGTAGGCGGAAGTATGATTGGACACGTCGGTCCCGACCTGGCAGGTGTTTCGTTAATTCCCTGCATCTTAGGTTCTGCCATCTGCGTTTTCCTTGGAGCATTGTTGTCACGTGGATTCAACCGCCGCGGCGCGATTTAG